The window AAAAGATCTATATCCAAATTAGATTTCTTATATGAAGTTGATTAtattccaaaagaaaaaaaaaccaaccaTCACAATTACATTTTGCTAATCCCTATTCTACTTATGCAAAGCCATGTTTTCAACTTGTCAAATCCATCAAAACTCTCataaaacattattcaaaacCACCCAAAGAATACATTCAGTCCACCCGATTTGACAGACATTTCATCAAAGAGGACCAAACAGAATAGTTTGTTATACTTTAAATCCCTCTAGAGTTTCCTTAATAATGGATTCAACTTGAATATTCTTATATCCATTTTGAGGTAGTCAGGTTGGCCCTTAATTACCATGGGCGTGAAGCTCAGCTAGTTGTAGCAAGAATGGCTTTTCTTGATACCAAATACATCAAGtatgaaaatgcatgcattGGAACTGTAGAAGCCACACTCAGCACAGGAAAAGTGATAGTAACACTATTTCCAAACTACACTATGACCTTGTGTGATCTTAACATACTTTCAGCTCTAAAAGTTCAAATTTAGATAATAAGTGCTCCACAAGTTCCTTTAGCCATCATAGCTACCTTTTACTACTATATGGTTTATAGAGTTCAAGACCATGCATTCAATCTTTCCAAGTTCCaaactaatttaaatgatGCAGTGGTTTTAACCATAAACACAACACAAGTTCCTACTTGCTCATTTGTCCCCAAAAGAATTCCAAAAAATGATTTGGCcaaattttttcttgaaaaatggGTGAGTAATTATGAAAAACTGCATGAAACCACAAGTTCTATTCAGTCCACAGAAGCCCATTTCACTAAAAGAGCAGACAGAAgaataaagattaaatttgATCACTCTCATTTGAAAGAACCATCAGCACCTCTAGATTTTTTCGCAATGTTTATGATCAGGCCAATAGAAGACGAACTTGGTCCAAAGCAAAAACTGATTTAGAGTTTTGACCACGAAGGAAATCCTATCTTTCACTTTACAGACCCACTCACTGGACATTATCCATGGGATACTAACTATAATTGTGAAATATGCCTAAAAAAGAACATGAAAGTAGATTATGAACCAGATAGAGAATTCATaaaaaagacaagaaagaaGTCAAGGTGTTCTGACCAAGAAATGTACAAAAGATTCTAAGATGGAGATCCCTCAGTCAAACCTTCAGTAGAAGATAAAAATGAAGTACCAGTATTTGGTTAAATATTCTCCCCCAAAATGGGTAGCAGTAAAGCTACCACCATCAAAACTAGCTCCTCAAAAGCAACCACCTCAAAATTCCCAAAAACCCATCTTACCTTGTTAtagaaaaatccaaaaatggGTTCAGAAACAAAGTTGTTCTCAACAAATCCAAGTTTCACCATTAATTCTCCCAGTTTGCATGTTTCAACCTTTAGATCCTTCTTATGATCATAATTTTCCTCCACTTGAGGAGTTTActgaaaagaaatttaaacaTGCACCCAAAATCCCAACTCCACTCCAAGTAGATGCAATGGGGAGATCAACCAAAATCAGTACAACAGAGGTAACGTTGAATTGGAAAATAGTAAATTTGATTGCTCAGAACTTTCTGTTAAAAGGAATCAACCAAATGGTTAACATTATCCAAGACAAAATACAACAAGTTGAAGATAAGGTTGATGAAAATACTAGAGTTGCCAATGACATGATCaaacttctccaaaatagACTTAAATAAGTCTTTAGAGAAGTTCCAGAATAAGGTGTTCCATTTCAACTGTACAAAGaatagaaagaaatagaaaCCCAGAAGCTTAAGTCCCAGATCAAACTTTTCCAAGAAACCAAGAAAATTCCATCACCGAATAGAAATGATCCGTTCAAATTTTTCACTCAGACCTTATCAGCACCAAAAGAACCACTTTGAACACAAATTGATTTCCCACCTCCATCAtcaaaagttaatttttttgactTCTACAAGAAACTCAAAGCTTaaaaggaagaggaagaaagacaaaagaagagaaaaaaaccaaaaaagatcTCTGATTCTAATGACATATCTGAAAAAGCCCAAGGGAAAAGGCCAACACAAAAAGATTCCACGACTCCATAATTAAAGCAGAGATCGGGAATTGTCATCAAAGAACAAGAAGATCCAAAAACAATGATGATCAAGaataaaaattctttaacttATTTTCTTAAAGAATACACAGAGAATTtgattctaaaaattttctcaacTTAAGCAGTCACAGAAGAGCAAACCTCTCATTCTTCAGCCTCTTTTGAAACTTCAGAATACTATTTAGAGGAAGAATCATCttctgaagaagaagaattctTGTCAAAACACAACAGCCCACAGTTTATGGCCAGCAATTCAAGAATAAAAGTTGAAGAAATGGATGTAGACGAAGACCCTATACCTTTTCATATTCTTAGAGGATCGACTGCACTATTAGTTTCAAAATTAACATTTACCATTGATGACATTCCGCCAACAAAATGGCTAGAAAGATTTCAAGAATTCCACTCTTAGTTAGAAACTAGAAAGTTGTTAGAAGAAAGCCATTATACTATTCTGATGGAATTTGTGTCAAGATTTACAAGAACATTAAGGAATTTATGGAACACTATTCCCCAGACAGACCAAATGCAATTCCTAGTCTTGCAAGACTTCGGACAAATTGTTCAGATCCTCCATATAAACTTTCTTAGAAGTCCTGATGATGTCAAAACTTTGCACAGAAAAGAATTTTTCCAAAAGAAATGTTGTTCTTTCAAAAAAGTGGACCTTAACAGACATTTCCAAAAAATGCTGAAATTGTTCTATATTCTTGGGGCTCCTGCAAGCTTAAAACAGGTCTTCCTTTCCTCACTCCCAAATGCAGTGCAAATAGCAGTCCCTAGAGCTCTTTAATAACGTAGAAAAGAGATTTTATCTCTTACTCATAGAGAAATACAACAAAAAGGCCATATTGCTCTTGAGGATATCTATCATAGAAGAAAGGTAGTCCAAGATTATCTAGTAGGAAATAAAGAACTAGACGAAGCTTGTGAAAGAACAGAATGTCAAATAAAATGTCACAAAGCTTGAGATTGTGATTGCAAGACGAAAAGAAGGAAGCATTTCAGAATATACAAAATATCTAGAAATTTTCCTTCTCATCGCAGATATAGGATCAAATGGAGATATCTCAAGAAGAAGCGCCTAGGCAGAAGAACAAAGTCAACAAAATGTTTTATCTATAATCAACAAGGACATTTTACCAAACAATGTCCtgccaataaaaaaaaagagtgtaAAGATGTTCCAAGACATCCAACAGAAGACTAGAATCAATATGGATGAAGATGATCTCGAATCAATCTTCTTAGTTGGAATAGAACCCACAGATAAAACTCTGTTTGCCATCCAAACCTTCACTCCACTTTTGTTTGAAATAAGCTTCTCAAGAACAAAACATGATTTCTTGGTTGCAATGCAAGGAAGAATAAAGTGAAATACTATAATCCCAGCTTGGCTGAAGAATGCTTAGGAGTCAGGACTACTCCCATGGCTTTGGCTTACAAATTATAGCTATAAATTTCCTTTTGAGTCCTTTTATCTTATATCAATATACttttttaaaagtatataccaatatttttctatatacttttattaaaaatcaagacacatgtttatgatttaatcataatatatttgaaataatCTTAACAAATAtctataaatatttatcagattctttttaaatataacactttataatattaatataagttTTAAGATACATGaccattttgaaaattttgttttggaaaatataaaattatattcaaTCCATATTAATATATTCTCAGAGAAATTCAAATATCACATAATTAAGGTAGGTGGGATCTTGGAAAACCAATAAAATTGTACATTTATATTGACATTGTTTTATGCGTGACTTCAATTCTTAGGAGGGTGGACGACAGAACAGAGCAGTCAATGACTTACTATTCCCTTGGAcaataattcaaattcaatttgaaattttatagtATTTATTACTCTAGTAAAGGGAATGTGAAAAGCATTggaaagaacaaaggaagagaGGAAGGATCCCTCCCCAGAATTACAGCCAAAGCTTTGAAAGCTAGAGAAGTTCCTTTATTCCCCTCTTTTTTCCCTTGGGTAACCGACTGCTACACGTACATTAACACTTTCCATGCAGCAGGTAATCTGTTATGTTGACGCTTAGCTACCTTGCTTGGCCAAGTGAGTTTCCTTTCCTGCCTTAACAAGCCAATCGTCAGCTTGGCTTCCCAAACTCAGCTTTCCCAGACCTTGAGCCACCTCAAAAGGAAAGCTAAAGAAAAGAGCAAACATTCACAAGTATAAAAAGTGAGTGTAGGATATGTGTTATGATCATGGTTGTGATGACTTAGAGCAGCTAAAGAAAATGGCTTTAGCAAACGAAAACAAAAGCATGGACGAAATATCAGTTATTCTGAGAAGGTTTGGGGATGAGCAGAGCACGCTGCTGGACGAGTTTGAGAGGCTCTCCTTCGAGGTGCAGCTGAACCAAGCCATATTGGGTAGGAGCCTATCGGAGCCAAGCGTGGCTAAAAGGACGTTGCACTCGCAGTTCCAAGCTCCACCGCCAGCGGTGCGTAAAGGGCGTCGTGGATCTGGTTTCAACAGGGTCTTGAAGAAGTTGCTAAAACCAATTCTTGGCAGGAAAGGAAGTGCTGGAAGAAAGCCAGTGGCTGACCCCAAAAACCCCATGTCTTGGAAGGCCTTTAGCAGATCTCTACGCCTCTGACGAAATGTTCCTTGTTCGTTTTGCCATCCATGTTATAGCGAcgtttctctatttttcttcttggcAAATGGCAATCAATCATTATATCGATGCTGTAACAgctaaacatatcatatatgaaatgaaaaaaggaTCAGGTCTCTCCAGTCCAGGATCAGTGacgttttgttttgttttgctttattAACTTTTTACTGGCTGATTGAACaggaaaatttataaactacCTTAGTCCAAATAAATACTGTCTTGCCAGCCCAATCGCTTTTCAGAACAAAAACGTTTCGTTTTGTTAGAGTACTCTGGCCCTGGATAAGGAGCTTTTCGTCCCCTGTTTGCTTGCCTTCCTGCCGCTGAGTTCAAAACTAAGCTGATTTTATCCTTCAtctctccctctttttctttgtgaTTAGATTTTGTCATGTCTTCTTCATATAAAGTTGAATCTTCCGTATTTGGTAATCCTTCCATATTCCGCAATCCCAAAAAAATTCATCACCGCAAGCTTCTGGTTCTTGCAATGATATCCATGCCTTCCAAAAATCCTTCGGGAATAAGATCATCACGCAGCCTCATTTTCGCTCACAGAAGCTGTATGGACTTGGTTAAAGTATGGAAGCTAGAAAGCTTGCATTTTGATGGGAGAACTGATAGAATTCGGATTGGAAATTTCCTGCATAAAATCAAAGCAATACCCTTTAAAGACACGAGTGTAATTTTCAGCATCATGGAGAAAGATGCTGGCAATTGGACCTTGTCTGATTTCAATGGTATGCTAATGGCGTTGGTTACAGCAAACGAGCCTGATCTAGCCTTGGAACTCTACTCCAATGTAGCATCATATGGTTTAGCTTTAGCACCAAATTGTTGGACGTTTTCCATCATGATTAGGTGCTGCTGCAAGAAAAACGACCTTGATGAGGCCCAACGGTTTTTGCACCACATGATGGTGAATGGGTATAGTCCAAATGTGATAACATTTACCACTCTCATTAATTCATTGTGCAAAAGAGGCAAATTGCAGAATGCCTTTGAAGTTTTTGAAGTGATGGGTAGAATTGGGTGCAAACCTACTGTCCAAACGTACAATTGCTTGTTAAAGGGATTGTGTTATGTGGGGAGGGTGGAGGGGGCTCATGAAATGCTAATGAACATGAAGAAAGAATCAGTAAGACCTGACATCTATTCATACACAGCAGTTATGGATGGTTTTTGTAAAGTGGGTAGATCAGATGAGGCAATGGAACTGCTTAGCCAGGCTCTGGAGATGGGATTAGCACCAAATGTGGTCACTTTTAACACTCTGTTTACAGGATATAGCAAAGAAGGAAGGCCACAGCAGGGTTTTAGAGTGTTAAGGCTAATGAAGGAGAAAAACTGCATGCCTGATAGCATTAGCTACAGCACCTTGTTGAGTGGGCTGTTGAAATGGGGAAAGATAAGGGCAGCACTAGGGGTCTATAAGGAAATGGTGGGTATTGGTTTCGAAGTCGAGGGACGGATGATGAGCACTTTGCTTAGAGGTTTATGCATGAAATCATGGACAGAAAAGGACCTGGCTCAAGATGCCTATCAAgtgtttgagaaaatgagtaGCGTTTCTATCGTCGACCATACTACCTATGGCTTTGTGATTCGAACTCTTTGTGTTGGAAAGAAAATGGAGGAGGCTCTGGACCATTTGCAGCAAATGATTAGAATGGGGTACATTCCTCGGACGATAACCTTCAACAACGTTATTCAAGCGCTTTGTATGGAGGGAAAGATTCGTGAGGCATTGGTAGTATTGGTTATCATGTATGAAAGTGGTAAAATCCCAAGTAGAACATCCTACGACATTTTGGTTAAGGAGTTCAATCATCAGGGCAGGTTGTTGGGTGCGTCTAATGTCTACGGTGCTGCTTTGAAGCAGGGTGTAGTCCCGCACAGGATACCGTTAAGACGATGGAAGTGTTCAACTAACGCATCTTTCTTTTCCTGTACACTGATTTGAGAAATCATGCTACCAGTTCAGCTGTTGAtatctctcttctttttattatgaaaaaaaatatcgaGAAACATACAAGTCTTTCTAATTATCAGTCAGGCCGTACAAATACAGTTTCTGTACTTGCTTTTAAGAAGCTTATGTTCTGAATAATACCAAAGACGGATGATCTTAACTAATTGAATCAACCCCTTGATGGTACtggaattaccattttgcctaGTCCAAATGCAGTCTCGAGCTGAAAGAACCATTTCAGCAAAGAAGTAATGGCCTTCAGATCATTAACTGTCTTGTTCATTTaacatggaaaagaaaaaaaaaagagttattAACATATAAATTCCATCAACAAATGCACAAAAAATCTACAACCATATAATACAAGAAACCATTGCCCGCAGGCTGCTACCTCTCATCAGTCCACCTAGGGCTGGTGAAAATTCCTTGATAAAAGTTAAAGTAGAACACTCTGGTATTGTTAAAtgttaaattatataaacaaataaattaaaagaaaaaaatgctaATTATAAGAATTCTCCTAGCAAAACTTATGCACGGCTCATGTATTGCCCAGTTCTTGTATCCACCAATATTTGATCACCTATATTAATAAAGAGTGGAACATTAACAACAGCGCCTGTGTCAAGAGTTGCAGGTTTGGATCCACctgtgtcaaaattttatatctcaaaGTGATTAGGCCAAAGAAACCAGAATGTCGCAACTTGCAAcagaaatcaaaatcaaagaataaaaaaaagcagCAAAGATAAGGGCTGTCACATAATAGATGCATGAGTTGTAATTTGTGAACATAACACAGCATTGTCTTTTCTTGCTTTCTGTTTTAAGGAGATTCATAAAAGGAAAAGCAGTGGAGTGATATTCAGGAATTCATAAATAAAACAGTCTATTTTCAGTTTTGTAGTATATTGCCCTTCAAGTACACATATCTACATTACTATCGATTGAAGACACAGCATTAGTTCTCTGCTCACCTCTGCATTTCACAATGTTATGGATCATAGTTTTACGATTTagacttaaaaaataatggatTAGGATTTAAGACCTTAGAGAGAAGCCATATTACATTACCTGAAGCTGTGTCACCTTTGAGGCCAGGATCAACATCAACCACAGCTAGCTGAACTGTGATGGGGAGCTCAAAATCGATAACCTACAAGAAAGTGCAGATGGGTAAGCATCATCAATAGCAATAGCAGTAACAAGCAATTACTAATATGGTAATAATGCTAATCTTTGCTACTAATTACTGGATGCCATAACCTGCACATATACAAGCATATGAAACTAATAAGTTATCGTTAAGTATACATAAAATGCTGATGGCTACAAGAGCACTGCTTAGTATCTAACAGAGGGAACTATCTCAGTCTCCATAAGTGCAAAAGAGCACTCGTGTTAACACAGATTTTAAACAAGAGCATAcatctttatatatcaaaacttCAAATTCTAATAATGAACAGGAGATATATGAATTCAAAGAAAGTATAAAGTACCTTTCCATTCCAAAAGAGCAAATTGCAGTCCATTCCCTCTTTCAACCATTTCGTCTTGCCCCCAACATCTGCCTCATTTAGACGGGTTTCTTCAAATGTGTTCTGTGAGAAGTTAAAACATCATTACAAGACTGatatggaaaaaaataataataagagaagcatttcaataaattgctcaagagaaaagaaaaaatgggcATAGTTGTTGAATCTTCCAAGTATTAGGAGCATGAACTCAATCCCTTCCATGTATGAAAATGAGGATAGTTAACTACTGATTACGCAGAAGACTACTAGTTAATATATGCACTATATGCCATTTGATCAAATTTTCAGTAGATGGATAACAAATGTACATAACGAAGGAATTCATATATCTACGGTACCTAATGAATTGTATTATAGGAATATACTTAAAATTACCAGGTCCATGAAGACATACTGGGAACCATCTTTGTACGTAAACTGCTTGGTTTCCTTGAAAACATCTGCCTCATCAATCTGGaaaaacaagtgtatatatgaaagcattgaagaaaaaaacctCTATTGGCATATTCCTGTAATTCAAGAAATGCTAAAGCCTTTGTATTTGAACAGAAATAAAAAAGCAATGCCAGCAGAAGATAACATGCTTCCAAACACAAGGACCCTTCCTAGTCCAACATATTCCTAATCTTATTCTCAATAGAAAGAAACATCCCCCCATATATTAACCACAAAAAAGTGTCAGCTGAAGTTACAAGAGAGCCAAATGATACATCAATTTAGTGTTAAATAGAGTTTACCGTACTTCCAGCTCGAAAAGTCTTCTCAACAGTGTTTCCTGTTATATAATTACGCATTTTGGTCCTCACAAAAGCAGCACCCTTTCCAGGTTTGACATGAAGAAACTCTACAAAGGACCAATCCATCAGCCAAAATTTCATATCAGAAAAGACTTAAATACAACAATCAACCAAAGTAACCATCcacatttcatatatattaaacAAATCATTACCAAAGCAAATGCATTAGCCAACCAAAACAAAATAGTAAATAATAATTGCAGAGTTAAATTGAAA is drawn from Theobroma cacao cultivar B97-61/B2 chromosome 4, Criollo_cocoa_genome_V2, whole genome shotgun sequence and contains these coding sequences:
- the LOC18602216 gene encoding pentatricopeptide repeat-containing protein At5g39710; amino-acid sequence: MSSSYKVESSVFGNPSIFRNPKKIHHRKLLVLAMISMPSKNPSGIRSSRSLIFAHRSCMDLVKVWKLESLHFDGRTDRIRIGNFLHKIKAIPFKDTSVIFSIMEKDAGNWTLSDFNGMLMALVTANEPDLALELYSNVASYGLALAPNCWTFSIMIRCCCKKNDLDEAQRFLHHMMVNGYSPNVITFTTLINSLCKRGKLQNAFEVFEVMGRIGCKPTVQTYNCLLKGLCYVGRVEGAHEMLMNMKKESVRPDIYSYTAVMDGFCKVGRSDEAMELLSQALEMGLAPNVVTFNTLFTGYSKEGRPQQGFRVLRLMKEKNCMPDSISYSTLLSGLLKWGKIRAALGVYKEMVGIGFEVEGRMMSTLLRGLCMKSWTEKDLAQDAYQVFEKMSSVSIVDHTTYGFVIRTLCVGKKMEEALDHLQQMIRMGYIPRTITFNNVIQALCMEGKIREALVVLVIMYESGKIPSRTSYDILVKEFNHQGRLLGASNVYGAALKQGVVPHRIPLRRWKCSTNASFFSCTLI
- the LOC18602217 gene encoding elongation factor P, translating into MAATAAFNVLSATPIFRLSSALQFSSKPLLLPVCFSPRTPCRPRILRIYALSSNDIKVGTNLEVDGAPWRVLEFLHVKPGKGAAFVRTKMRNYITGNTVEKTFRAGSTIDEADVFKETKQFTYKDGSQYVFMDLNTFEETRLNEADVGGKTKWLKEGMDCNLLFWNGKVIDFELPITVQLAVVDVDPGLKGDTASGGSKPATLDTGAVVNVPLFINIGDQILVDTRTGQYMSRA